CATGCCTTTGTCGAGGACACCGTTGTGGATGGTGTAATAAATCTCAGACGGGGCTGCCCCATGGAGCCACTCCGCATCCACCAGGCTCACCCCAGTCAAAGAACCTTCGAGATTTGCCCCGTGGCAGGACACGCAATTTGAGCTAAATATCTCCTGGCCAGCTTGGACAAAGGTCGGGTTGCCACTCATTTGCCAGAAGAGTGCGTCGTCGGTGATGTCGATCGAGTTCTCCAGCCGTATCGCTTCAACACGGGCAAGCTCAGTATCGATGCGATGGTGCTCCGATTGCCCAACGCTGAACGTGTGCTGAAATAGCCAGTAGACGAGGGAAAAGACAATCGCCCCATACAGCGTGGTGAGCCACCAGCGCGGCAGCTGCTGGTCAAACTCTTGAATGCCATCGTAAGCATGCTCTTTTAAAATCACGCCTTCGGGCACATCCTCGGGGCTCAGCAGATTTGCGTGTTCCTCGGTTTCCTTTTGATTACTCATCGTTTTGTTTGATTTTGGCGGAGACGCTAGCTTGGTCCGACTCGAGTGGCATCAGGCTCATCTTCTTAACGAAGGGCTTCTTGAAGCAGAGTGCTCGTATGGCGATAATGAGGAAGACCCCAAAAGTGAGGCAGAATGCCACCACGGGGATCCCCGCCGTCCAAGTATCGTAAATAATGCGTTTGAACATGGTGTGTTACTGTTTGGAAGGAATGGAGTTTTGTGAGACCTCGGCGGTGACCTCTTCGTAGGCTCCCAGCTTTTGAAGGTAGGCGATCATGGCGACGATCTGCTTTTCGGGTTCAATGAAGATACCTTCAGCTTCGAGCCCAACACTGATCTCATTGGCCTGCGTCATGAAATCGGCGCGGATTTCTTCCTCGGTCAGGTCCTCAGGGTAAGGGACGCCCAAGGTGCGGAGTACCGCTATTTTTTTGGGCAGTGCGTCGATGTCGGCGGCCTTTTCAAAGAGCCAAGGATAGGCCGGCATGTTGGATCCTGTAGAAAGTTCGCGCGGATCGAGCATGTGACGAAAGTGCCAAGCGTCGGAACGCAGGCCGCCCTCGCGCGCCAGGTCTGGACCGGTTCGTTTGGATCCCCATTGATACGGATAGTCATAGATCGATTCGCCGAGCCTAGAATAGCCTCCCGTCATGGGGTCCCCGCCGTAACGGAGTACGTCGGGGACAATCGTGCGAATCATCTGCGAGTGGCAGTTGTAACAACCCTCAGCGACTTAGAGATCGCGGCCGGCTAACTCGAGCGCCGTGTAGGGGATTTGGCGGCGGCCCTCGATGCTACTACCTGTGTGGAGCGTGACCGTTGGGATAATCTGCACCGCACCACCAATTGCTGCAGCGATGATGGTCAGAACAGAGAAAGACAAGCTCTTGGCTAAAAGTGCATCATACCATTCCTGCCATTTCGCACCGGACAGTTTGAAATGGACGATCGTTATCATCGCCAAGGTCGTGGTGAGCATAGCGCCTATGATAAACCAGAGACCGCTCCCTAACATCATACATCCAGTTACGATCATTGCGCCCGTGTAGACGACCGGGGCATTTAAGAAGCTGTTGAAGCGCTTCTTGGGCTCATCTTCAACCACGCGAGTCACCTCGGTCGTGCCATTAACCGGTGTTGCCCCGGCGATGGTACGGAAAAGGTTATAGCCCATCATGAAGAAACCGATCAGGTAGAGCCCACCTCCGATAGCGCGGAGGCGCATCGGAGCTCGAATGGCGTTGAGGGTCTCAACAAAGTCGGGGTGGGCCAGCACCGTGCCGTCTTCTATGGTTGCATTGAGCATCAGTCCTTGAGTGATGCCGGAGACCCACATAGCCGCGACGTAGAGCAGAATGCCGATCATCCCGACCCAGAAGTGCATGTTGGCTAATGCGGTTGAGAAGAGTGGGCGATTCCACAGGCGTGGAGCCAACCAGTAGAACATCCCTGCCGCCATAAAGCCATTCCAACCCAAGGTGCCACTGTGCACGTGCCCGATCGTCCACTCGGAGTAGTGGGAGAGAGCATTGACCGATTTGATAGAGAGCAACGGTCCCTCAAACGTCGCCATGCCGTAGAAGGTCACGCCGGCGGCGAAGAATTTTACTACGGGATCGGTCCGCAGTTTGTCCCAGGCGCCACGGAGGGTCAGCAGACCGTTCAACATCCCCCCCCAAGAAGGCGCCCAGAGCATCAGACTGAAGAGCATGCCCAGAGATTGGAGCCAGTTCGGCAATGAGGTGTTCAGGAGGTGATGCGGCCCAGCCCAGATATATATGAAGACGAGCGACCAGAAGTGAATGACCGATAACCGGTAAGAATACACTGGGCGTCCTGCCGCCTTGGGCAGGAAGTAATACATGATGCCAAGGATGGGTGTTGTCACGAAGAAGGCCACAGCATTGTGCCCATACCACCACTGCACCAATGCGTCCTGAACGCCTCCGAAAATTGGATAGCTATGGAGCAGACTGGTGGGAATCGACAAGTGATTGACGACGTAGAGCATCGTCACCGTGACGATGGTCGCTATGTAGAACCAGAGGGCGACATAGAGTGTCTTCTCTTGACGCTTCGCGAGGGTCCAAAAGAAGTTGAGAGCGAAGACGACCCAGATGCCCGCGACGGCGATATTTATGGGCCAGATCAGCTCCGCGTACTCTTTACCCCGGCTGTAGCCAAGAGGCAGTGTGATCGCCGCTGCCACGATGATTGCCTGCCAGCCCCAGAAGTGGACCTTTGTCAAAAAGTCGGAGGCGAGTCGGGCGCGACATAGGCGTTGGGTCGAGTAGTAGACCCCAGCAAACATCATGTTGCCCACAAACGCGAAAATTGCGGCATTGGTATGCAGGGGCCGCAGGCGGCCATACGTCAGCCATTCCATACCGAAGTTGAGCTGCCAGAAATTGAGC
This portion of the Opitutales bacterium genome encodes:
- a CDS encoding c-type cytochrome codes for the protein MSNQKETEEHANLLSPEDVPEGVILKEHAYDGIQEFDQQLPRWWLTTLYGAIVFSLVYWLFQHTFSVGQSEHHRIDTELARVEAIRLENSIDITDDALFWQMSGNPTFVQAGQEIFSSNCVSCHGANLEGSLTGVSLVDAEWLHGAAPSEIYYTIHNGVLDKGMLAWGSLLGQKRIAQTVAFILSKNGAEQLKAAALDPAPSDS